Part of the Moorena sp. SIOASIH genome, TTTTCTAGATGTAGTATCTGCATTAGGATTAGTCCCTCAGCAAGTGGATGGAATGTCTCAAAAACACTTAGTAGAGATGGACAGTTTTGGTGGAGAGTGTGCGGGTGAAGTAGTAGCTGTAGGGTCAGAAGTCACAGGCTTTCATGTAGGGGATTCAGTTATGGCTATGGCTCAAGGCAGCTTTAGTCAGTATGTAACTGTTGATGCTACCTATGTAGTTATTAAGCCAGAACATCTAGGCTTTGAAGAAGCAGCATCTATTCCAATTAATTTTTTAACAGCTTATTATGCTTTGCATTATGTGGCTAAGATTAAGGGTGGCGATCGCATTCTCATCCATGCTGGTGCCGGAGGTACGGGAATGGCAGCAGTTCAAATCGCACAGCGAGCAGGAGCTGAGGTTTTGGCTACAGCAAGTCCGCCCAAATGGGAAGCATTACGAAATATGGGTGTTAAACATATTATGAATTCCCGGACATTAGAATTTGCTGACCAGGTGATGGAAATAACTCAAGGTCAAGGAGTGGATATTGTACTTAACTCTCTGACTTCTGGGGAATTTATTAGTAAGAGTATGTCAGTGGTAACTCAGAGTGGTCGGTTTGTGGAAATCGCCAAGCGAGGAGTATGGGATTCAAGCAAAGTTGCAGCATTCAGACCGGATGTATCTTATTTTGTGGTGGATTTAGTCAAAGAGTCTCAACAGCAACCAGAATTAATCAATTCTATGTTGCAAGGGTTGAAAGAGGAATTTGGCGATGGTTTACTACAACCACCACCAGTGAAGGTATTTCCTATAGAGAAAGTCATCGATGCCTTCCGTTATATGCAGCAAGCCAAACATATAGGTAAGATTGTGGTGAGTCAAACACAACTTGCTGATGGTACGACTCAAAAGCCTTTAAGTTTCCGTTCGGACGCTAGCTACCTGATAACAGGAGGTATGGGAGGTTTGGGCTTACTGGTAGCTAGTTGGATGGTGTCAAAGGGGGCTAAACATTTGGTATTGTTGGGACGCCGTTCACCGGATGATGCTATTAGGAAAAAAATAACAGAGTTAGAAATGGCAGGAGCGGAAGTGGTAGTGGAAAAGGCCGATGTGTCTGATGGGAAATCGATGAGAGAGGTGTGGAAGAGAATTGAGGAGTTAAACAGACCCTTAGCAGGAGTGATTCATTCAGCAGGAATGTTATCAGATAGAGTGCTACAAAACCAGAGTTGGCCTGGTTTTGAGCAGGTGATGGCACCGAAAGTCCAAGGTGCTTGGCACTTGCATCAATTGACTCAAAATCAACCATTGGACTTTTTTGTGCTGTTTTCTTCAGCAGCATCTCTGTTGGGTTCGCCTGGTCAGGGAAATCATTCTGCAGCTAATGCTTTCCTTGATGGTTTAGCCCATTATCGTCGCGGGATGGGATTACCAGGATTGAGCATTCATTGGGGAGCCGTTTCTCAAGTAGGAGAGGCAGCCGAACGGGGTGCAGATGTGAGGGCAGGTAAGCAGGGGATGGGTGCAATATCTCCGGCTCAGGTATTGGAGTCTCTAGAGCTATTGATGAGTGGTTCGGATGTGGAAGTAGGGGTAGTGCCTATTGAGTGGTCAGGGTGGCAGGAGAGAGTGGCACAGTGGCCGTTTTTAGCAGATTGGCAGGAAACTATACTAGAGGTGGCAGAACCATCGAAGTCAGATTTTCTGTTAAAGTTAGAGGCCACACCACCCAGTGAGCGTCGTTTGTTGTTGTTGGCTCATGTGCGTCGTCAGGTGGCTCAAGTGTTGGGGATTAATCATCCTGAATCAATTGCCTTGGAAACAGGGTTTTTTGACTTGGGTATGGATTCTTTGACTTCTGTGGAGTTGAGGAATAAGTTGCAAAGTAGCTTGAAGTGTTCGATACCCTCTACTCTAGCTTTTGATTATCCAAAGCTTAATAAGCTAGTAGATTACTTAGCCCAACAATTAAACTTAATAGATGCTCAAGATGATACTGAGTTGCGATCGCCTAACCCATGTGAAGAAAAGTCATCCGAGTTATCAGATGCTAGTCCACTGACAGAAGTTGAATTAGAAGCATCATTTATTAAAGAAATTGAAGAATTAGAAAAATTAATTTAAATAGCGAGCGATAGTTTTTGTGAACTTGGGAAATATATCAAACCCCCACACTCTACTTGTAAACTTATTATATTAATACAACATGAATCGAAAACCAACTCAAGAAAAAAAACAAAACTTACCTTTAGAAAGAGCAATTAAAGCCCTCAAAGATGCACGCTCCAAACTAGAAAGGTACGAAAATCAGAGCAAGGAACCAATCGCCATAATTGGAATGGGTTGCCGTGTTCCAGGAGGCGCATCTACCCCTGAAGCCTTCTGGGAACTTTTACAAAACGGAGTAGATGGGATTACGGAAGTGCCACCAGACCGATGGCCTATTAATAAATATTACGACTCTGACCCTACCACTCCCGGTAAAATTTCTACTCGTTATGGAGGCTTTGTGGAGCGACTACAAGAGTTTGATGCCAATTTCTTTGGTATTTCTCCTAAAGAAACAATTCATCTAGACCCTCAACAGCGATTACTCCTAGAAGTGAGTTGGGAAGCCTTAGAGCGTTCAGGAATAAATCCTCAACAACTTACAGGAACCTCTACTGGTGTATTTGTTGGGATTTGTGGTAGTGACTATACTCAAAAGATATTAACTCAAGGCCTTGAACAAATTGATGCCTATCTAGGTACAGGAAATAGCCACAGTACAGCATCAGGGAGAATTTCTTACCTTCTGGGGCTCAAAGGACCTAGTTTAGCAGTAGACACAGCTTGTTCCTCTTCTCTAGTCAGTATCCATTTAGCCACTACCAGTTTAAGAAATACAGAGTGTGATTTAGCTCTAGCGGGAGGAGTAAATGCATTAATATCTCCAGAGTTTAGC contains:
- a CDS encoding type I polyketide synthase; this translates as FLDVVSALGLVPQQVDGMSQKHLVEMDSFGGECAGEVVAVGSEVTGFHVGDSVMAMAQGSFSQYVTVDATYVVIKPEHLGFEEAASIPINFLTAYYALHYVAKIKGGDRILIHAGAGGTGMAAVQIAQRAGAEVLATASPPKWEALRNMGVKHIMNSRTLEFADQVMEITQGQGVDIVLNSLTSGEFISKSMSVVTQSGRFVEIAKRGVWDSSKVAAFRPDVSYFVVDLVKESQQQPELINSMLQGLKEEFGDGLLQPPPVKVFPIEKVIDAFRYMQQAKHIGKIVVSQTQLADGTTQKPLSFRSDASYLITGGMGGLGLLVASWMVSKGAKHLVLLGRRSPDDAIRKKITELEMAGAEVVVEKADVSDGKSMREVWKRIEELNRPLAGVIHSAGMLSDRVLQNQSWPGFEQVMAPKVQGAWHLHQLTQNQPLDFFVLFSSAASLLGSPGQGNHSAANAFLDGLAHYRRGMGLPGLSIHWGAVSQVGEAAERGADVRAGKQGMGAISPAQVLESLELLMSGSDVEVGVVPIEWSGWQERVAQWPFLADWQETILEVAEPSKSDFLLKLEATPPSERRLLLLAHVRRQVAQVLGINHPESIALETGFFDLGMDSLTSVELRNKLQSSLKCSIPSTLAFDYPKLNKLVDYLAQQLNLIDAQDDTELRSPNPCEEKSSELSDASPLTEVELEASFIKEIEELEKLI